One Streptomyces sp. V4I8 genomic window carries:
- a CDS encoding YciI family protein produces MFVLELTYTAPIEDVDAVLEAHVAWLDEQYEQGVFLASGRKNPRDGGVILAVAEDRGRIEEIAAGDPFVTAGVCAYRITEFVATKTAPELQRYRETPR; encoded by the coding sequence ATGTTCGTGCTGGAGCTGACCTACACCGCCCCGATCGAGGACGTCGACGCCGTGCTGGAAGCCCATGTGGCGTGGCTCGACGAGCAGTACGAGCAGGGGGTGTTCCTCGCGTCCGGACGCAAGAACCCCCGCGACGGCGGGGTGATCCTCGCCGTCGCGGAGGACCGCGGACGCATCGAGGAGATCGCCGCGGGGGATCCGTTCGTCACCGCCGGGGTCTGCGCCTACCGCATCACCGAGTTCGTCGCCACGAAGACGGCGCCGGAGCTTCAGCGGTACCGCGAGACACCCCGCTGA
- the mmpA gene encoding morphogenic membrane protein MmpA: MTTHRAPKPLADPNRPVERAVTAALVVATLAGLGWIVGMIYTLAGWPL; encoded by the coding sequence ATGACGACGCACCGCGCCCCGAAGCCCCTCGCCGACCCCAACCGTCCCGTCGAGCGGGCCGTGACGGCCGCGCTGGTCGTTGCCACGCTGGCGGGGCTCGGCTGGATTGTCGGGATGATCTACACCCTTGCGGGATGGCCCCTCTAG
- a CDS encoding trans-acting enoyl reductase family protein gives MTRLNRTDRPYDIVLFGATGFVGILTAEYLAARAPEGLRWAIAGRSKEKLERLRERLPGGAGIGLLEADVADPASMRSLAEHARVVATTVGPYVKYGEDLVAACAETGADYLDLCGEPEFVDLTYVRHDARARETGARLVHACGFDSIPHDLGAYFTVQQLPEGVPLTVDGFVTADAMFSGGTFASALNQFSRGRQMLSAARDRGRHEPRLMGRRAHAPTGAPRFAKEVGAWAVPLPTIDPQIVKRSARALDRYGPDFRYRHYAAVRHLPVVLGGVAAVGALATAAQLPPARRWLSDRLKPGDGPGPEKRAKSWFSVRFVGEGGGRRVFTEVAGGDPGYGETAKMFAESALSLAFDDLPPTAGQVTTAVAMGDALIERLRTAGITFRVAATR, from the coding sequence ATGACCAGGCTGAACAGGACGGATCGCCCGTACGACATCGTGCTCTTCGGAGCGACGGGCTTCGTCGGGATCCTCACCGCGGAGTACCTGGCCGCGCGGGCACCCGAGGGGCTGCGCTGGGCGATCGCCGGGCGCAGCAAGGAGAAGCTGGAGCGACTGCGCGAGCGGCTGCCCGGCGGGGCGGGGATCGGGCTGCTGGAGGCGGATGTCGCCGATCCGGCCTCGATGCGGAGTCTCGCCGAGCACGCGCGCGTGGTGGCCACGACGGTGGGCCCGTACGTGAAGTACGGCGAGGATCTCGTCGCGGCCTGCGCGGAGACCGGGGCCGACTACCTCGACCTCTGCGGTGAGCCGGAGTTCGTGGACCTGACGTACGTCCGGCACGACGCACGCGCGCGTGAGACGGGTGCGCGGCTGGTGCACGCCTGTGGCTTCGACTCGATTCCGCACGACCTGGGCGCGTACTTCACGGTCCAGCAGCTGCCGGAGGGTGTGCCGCTGACGGTGGACGGGTTCGTGACCGCGGACGCCATGTTCTCGGGCGGCACGTTCGCGTCGGCCCTGAACCAGTTCTCGCGTGGGCGCCAGATGCTGTCCGCCGCGCGCGACCGGGGCCGCCACGAGCCGCGGCTGATGGGGCGTCGGGCGCATGCGCCGACGGGTGCGCCACGTTTCGCCAAGGAGGTGGGCGCCTGGGCGGTGCCGCTGCCGACGATCGACCCGCAGATCGTCAAGCGGTCCGCGCGGGCCCTCGATCGGTACGGCCCCGACTTCCGCTACCGCCACTACGCCGCCGTACGGCATCTGCCCGTCGTCCTCGGCGGGGTCGCGGCGGTCGGCGCACTCGCCACGGCCGCCCAACTGCCGCCCGCGCGGCGCTGGTTGTCCGACCGGCTCAAGCCGGGCGACGGGCCGGGCCCCGAGAAGCGCGCGAAGAGCTGGTTCTCCGTCCGCTTCGTCGGCGAGGGCGGCGGCAGGCGAGTGTTCACCGAGGTGGCGGGCGGTGACCCCGGCTATGGCGAGACGGCGAAGATGTTCGCCGAGTCGGCCCTGTCCCTGGCCTTCGACGACCTGCCGCCCACGGCCGGCCAGGTCACGACGGCGGTCGCGATGGGGGACGCGCTGATCGAGCGGCTACGGACGGCGGGGATCACCTTCCGGGTGGCCGCCACCCGCTGA
- a CDS encoding MmcQ/YjbR family DNA-binding protein produces the protein MAVPRSALKKWEKVREFALGMPGAVEEFPWGETVAKVNKKVFVFLGVDDGSYPLGVTVKLKDESAHAHALTCPGAEPAGYGLGKSGWVSIPLEQQGAPAAELLCDWVEESYRTIAPKRLIAELDAR, from the coding sequence GTGGCCGTGCCCAGGTCTGCCCTGAAGAAGTGGGAAAAAGTGCGCGAGTTCGCGCTCGGAATGCCCGGTGCGGTCGAGGAGTTCCCGTGGGGCGAGACGGTCGCGAAGGTCAACAAGAAGGTGTTCGTCTTCCTCGGCGTCGACGACGGCAGCTATCCGCTGGGCGTCACGGTGAAGCTCAAGGACGAGTCCGCCCACGCCCACGCCCTGACCTGCCCGGGCGCCGAGCCCGCCGGATACGGCCTCGGCAAGTCCGGCTGGGTGAGCATCCCGCTGGAGCAGCAGGGCGCCCCGGCGGCGGAGCTGCTCTGCGACTGGGTGGAGGAGAGCTACCGCACGATCGCGCCGAAGCGGCTGATAGCGGAGCTGGACGCCCGCTGA
- a CDS encoding CaiB/BaiF CoA transferase family protein, translating to MATTPGQGPLTGVRVVELAGIGPGPFAAMLLADLGADVVRVDRPGGTGLAIDTAYDITNRNKRSVIVDLKSPDGPARVLDLAARADILIEGNRPGVAERLGVGPEACHARNPGLVYGRMTGWGQEGPLAHRAGHDIAYIALTGTLGMIGSPDEPPAVPANLVGDYAGGSLYLVVGVLAALHHARATGTGQVVDAAIVDGTSHLSAMIHGMLAAGGWQDRRGANLLDGGCPYYGTYATADGKYMAVGALEPQFYAEFLRLLDIEEHADARKDWSRWGELREAVATRFKSRTRDEWTAVFEGSDACVAPVLSLREAPHHPHLAARGTFTDHGGITQPAPAPRFAATPTAVRSGPAQPGADTAGVARDWDVPDLMKGADTDGPATKGLA from the coding sequence ATGGCGACGACGCCAGGACAGGGCCCGCTCACCGGCGTGCGCGTGGTCGAGCTGGCCGGAATCGGGCCCGGCCCGTTCGCCGCCATGCTCCTGGCCGATCTCGGCGCCGACGTCGTCCGCGTGGACCGGCCCGGCGGCACGGGACTCGCCATCGACACCGCGTACGACATCACCAACCGCAACAAGCGCTCGGTGATCGTCGACCTGAAGTCCCCCGACGGCCCCGCGCGCGTCCTCGACCTCGCCGCCCGCGCCGACATCCTCATCGAGGGCAACCGCCCCGGCGTCGCCGAACGCCTCGGCGTCGGTCCCGAGGCCTGCCACGCCCGCAACCCCGGGCTGGTCTACGGCCGCATGACCGGCTGGGGCCAAGAAGGGCCGCTCGCCCACCGCGCCGGCCACGACATCGCGTACATCGCCCTCACCGGCACCCTCGGCATGATCGGCAGCCCTGACGAACCGCCCGCCGTCCCCGCCAACCTGGTCGGCGACTACGCGGGCGGCTCGCTCTACCTCGTCGTCGGCGTCCTCGCCGCCCTCCACCACGCGCGCGCCACCGGTACCGGCCAGGTCGTCGACGCCGCCATCGTCGACGGCACCTCCCACCTCTCCGCGATGATCCACGGCATGCTGGCCGCCGGCGGCTGGCAGGACCGGCGCGGCGCCAACCTGCTGGACGGCGGCTGCCCCTACTACGGGACCTATGCGACGGCCGACGGGAAGTACATGGCCGTCGGCGCCCTGGAGCCGCAGTTCTACGCCGAGTTCCTGCGGCTGCTCGACATCGAGGAGCACGCGGACGCCCGTAAGGACTGGTCCCGCTGGGGCGAGCTGCGCGAGGCGGTCGCGACCCGCTTCAAGTCCCGTACGCGGGACGAGTGGACGGCCGTCTTCGAGGGCTCCGACGCCTGTGTGGCCCCCGTCCTGTCCCTGCGTGAGGCCCCGCACCACCCGCACCTCGCCGCCCGAGGCACCTTCACCGACCACGGCGGCATCACCCAGCCCGCCCCCGCGCCCCGCTTCGCCGCGACCCCGACGGCCGTACGCAGCGGCCCGGCCCAGCCCGGCGCGGACACCGCCGGCGTGGCGCGCGACTGGGACGTACCCGACCTGATGAAGGGCGCCGACACGGACGGCCCCGCGACGAAGGGCCTCGCATGA
- a CDS encoding acyl-CoA dehydrogenase family protein: MKRQIFAPEHDAFRATVRSFLAREVLPHYEQWEKDGIVSRDAWRAAGKQGLLGFAVPEEYGGGGTPDFRYSAVLAEEFTRAGAPGLALGLHNDIIGPYLTSLATDEQKQRWLPGFCDGSLITAIAMTEPGAGSDLQGIRTHAEDRGDHWVLNGSKTFISNGILADLVIVVAKTTPEGGARGLSLLVVERGMDGFERGRNLDKIGQKAQDTAELFFRDVRVPKENLLGDLNGAFVHLMTNLAQERLSIAVSAIAAAEHLLEITTEYVKEREAFGRPLATKQHIRFEIAEMATECAVTRTFLDRCIADHDNGELDAVHASMAKWWATELQKRVADRCLQLHGGYGYMSEFPVARAFTDGRIQTIYGGTTEIMKEIIGRSLLG, encoded by the coding sequence ATGAAGCGGCAGATCTTCGCCCCCGAGCACGACGCGTTCCGCGCGACCGTGCGCAGCTTCCTGGCCAGGGAGGTGCTGCCGCACTACGAGCAGTGGGAGAAGGACGGCATCGTCTCCCGCGACGCCTGGCGCGCGGCCGGCAAGCAGGGCCTGCTCGGCTTCGCCGTCCCCGAGGAGTACGGAGGCGGCGGCACCCCAGACTTCCGCTACAGCGCCGTCCTCGCCGAGGAGTTCACCCGCGCGGGCGCCCCGGGCCTCGCCCTCGGCCTGCACAACGACATCATCGGCCCGTACCTCACCTCGCTCGCCACCGACGAGCAGAAGCAGCGCTGGCTGCCCGGCTTCTGCGACGGCTCGCTGATCACGGCCATCGCCATGACCGAACCCGGCGCCGGCTCCGACCTCCAGGGCATCCGCACCCACGCCGAGGACCGCGGTGACCACTGGGTGCTCAACGGCTCCAAGACGTTCATCTCCAACGGGATCCTCGCCGACCTGGTGATCGTCGTCGCGAAGACGACCCCCGAGGGCGGCGCGCGAGGGCTGTCGCTGCTCGTCGTCGAGCGCGGCATGGACGGCTTCGAGCGCGGCCGCAACCTCGACAAGATCGGCCAGAAGGCTCAGGACACCGCCGAGCTGTTCTTCCGCGACGTCCGCGTGCCCAAGGAGAATCTCCTCGGCGACCTCAACGGCGCCTTCGTCCACCTGATGACGAACCTCGCGCAGGAGCGGCTGAGCATCGCGGTCTCGGCGATCGCCGCCGCCGAACACCTGCTGGAGATCACCACCGAGTACGTCAAGGAACGCGAGGCGTTCGGCCGGCCGCTGGCCACCAAGCAGCACATCCGGTTCGAGATCGCCGAGATGGCCACCGAGTGCGCCGTCACCCGCACCTTCCTCGACCGCTGCATAGCGGACCACGACAACGGCGAGCTCGACGCCGTGCACGCCTCCATGGCCAAGTGGTGGGCGACCGAGCTGCAGAAGCGGGTCGCGGACCGCTGCCTCCAACTGCACGGCGGCTACGGCTATATGAGCGAATTCCCCGTCGCCAGGGCCTTCACCGACGGCCGTATCCAGACCATCTACGGGGGGACGACAGAGATCATGAAGGAGATCATCGGCCGTTCCCTGCTCGGCTAA
- a CDS encoding acetyl-CoA C-acetyltransferase, protein MSTEAYVYDAIRTPRGRGKANGALHGTKPIDLVVGLIHEIRDRFPGLDPAAVDDIVLGVVGPVGDQGSDIARIAAIAAGLPDTVAGVQENRFCASGLEAVNLAAAKVRSGWEDLVLAGGVESMSRVPMASDGGAWFNDPMTNLAVNFVPQGIGADLIATIEGFSRRDVDEYAALSQERAATAWKEGRFDRSVVPVKDRSGLVVLDHDEHLRPGTTADSLAGLKPSFADIGDLGGFDAVALQKYHWVEKIDHVHHAGNSSGIVDGASLVAIGSKEVGDRYGLTPRARIVSAAVSGSEPTIMLTGPAPATRKALAKAGLTIDDIDLVEINEAFAAVVLRFVRDMGLSLDKVNVNGGAIALGHPLGATGAMILGSLIDELERQDKRYGLATLCVGGGMGIATVIERI, encoded by the coding sequence GTGAGCACCGAAGCGTACGTGTACGACGCGATCCGCACCCCGCGCGGCCGCGGCAAGGCCAACGGCGCCCTGCACGGCACCAAGCCCATCGACCTGGTCGTCGGCCTCATCCACGAGATCCGCGACCGCTTCCCCGGCCTCGACCCGGCCGCCGTCGACGACATCGTGCTGGGCGTCGTCGGCCCGGTCGGCGACCAGGGCTCCGACATCGCCCGGATCGCCGCGATCGCCGCCGGGCTGCCGGACACGGTGGCGGGCGTACAGGAGAACCGCTTCTGTGCCTCGGGCCTGGAAGCCGTCAACCTGGCCGCCGCCAAGGTGCGCTCCGGCTGGGAGGACCTCGTCCTCGCCGGCGGCGTCGAGTCCATGTCCCGGGTGCCGATGGCCTCGGACGGCGGCGCCTGGTTCAACGACCCGATGACCAACCTCGCCGTCAACTTCGTGCCGCAGGGCATCGGCGCCGACCTCATCGCCACCATCGAGGGCTTCTCACGCCGCGACGTCGACGAGTACGCGGCGCTCTCCCAGGAGCGGGCGGCGACGGCCTGGAAGGAGGGCCGCTTCGACCGTTCCGTCGTCCCGGTGAAGGACCGCAGCGGCCTCGTCGTCCTCGACCACGACGAGCACCTGCGCCCGGGCACCACCGCCGACTCGCTCGCGGGGCTCAAGCCGTCCTTCGCGGACATCGGCGACCTGGGCGGCTTCGACGCCGTGGCCCTCCAGAAGTACCACTGGGTCGAGAAGATCGACCACGTCCACCACGCGGGCAACTCCTCCGGCATCGTCGACGGCGCCTCCCTCGTCGCCATCGGCTCGAAGGAGGTCGGAGACCGCTACGGCCTCACCCCGCGCGCGCGGATCGTCTCCGCAGCCGTCTCCGGCTCCGAGCCCACCATCATGCTCACCGGCCCCGCGCCCGCCACCCGCAAGGCGCTCGCCAAGGCCGGGCTGACCATCGACGACATCGACCTCGTCGAGATCAACGAGGCCTTCGCCGCGGTCGTCCTGCGCTTCGTCAGGGACATGGGCCTGTCCCTGGACAAGGTCAACGTCAACGGCGGCGCCATCGCCCTCGGCCACCCGCTCGGCGCGACCGGCGCGATGATCCTGGGCAGCCTGATCGACGAACTGGAGCGCCAGGACAAGCGGTACGGCCTCGCGACCCTCTGCGTCGGCGGCGGCATGGGCATCGCGACCGTCATCGAGCGCATCTGA
- a CDS encoding 3-hydroxyacyl-CoA dehydrogenase NAD-binding domain-containing protein — MTQSTTIRWEQDRTGVVTLVLDDPNQSANTMNQAFRDSLAVITDRLEAEKDTIRGVIITSAKKTFFAGGDLRDLIRVTPETAQELFEGGLAIKRQLRRIETLGKPVVAAMNGAALGGGYEIALACHHRIALDAPGSKIGCPEVTLGLLPGGGGVVRTVRLLGIADALLKVLLQGTQYNPQRALQNGLIDDVAATQEELLAKARAFIEAHPESQQPWDKPGYKIPGGTPANPKFAANLPAFPAGLRKQTNGAPYPAPRNILAAAVEGSQVDFETAQVIEARYFVELAAGQTSKNMIQAFFFDLQAVNSGANRPKGIEPRKVRKVAVLGAGMMGAGIAYSCARAGIEVVLKDVTLEAAVKGKGYSEKLCAKAVSRGRTTQEKADALLARITPTADPQGVAGCDAVIEAVFENPELKHKVFQEIQGIVEPDALLCSNTSTLPITVLAEGVDRQADFIGLHFFSPVDKMPLVEIIKGERTGEEALARAFDLVRQINKTPIVVNDSRGFFTSRVIGHFINEGVAMVGEGIEPASVEQAAAQAGYPAKVLSLMDELTLTLPRKIRNESRRAVEEAGGTWTSHPAEAVIDRMVDEFGREGRSGGAGFYDYDADGKRVALWPGLREHFTREGARIPFRDMQERMLFSEALDTVRLLEEGVLTSVADANIGSIFGIGFPGWTGGVLQYINGYEGGVPGFTARARELAERYGDRFAPPALLVEKAEKGERFGDA, encoded by the coding sequence ATGACGCAGAGCACCACCATCCGCTGGGAACAGGACCGCACCGGCGTCGTCACCCTCGTGCTCGACGACCCCAACCAGTCCGCGAACACCATGAACCAGGCGTTCCGCGACTCCCTCGCCGTGATCACCGACCGGCTGGAGGCCGAGAAGGACACCATCCGCGGGGTCATCATCACCTCCGCCAAGAAGACCTTCTTCGCGGGCGGCGACCTGCGCGACCTGATCCGGGTCACCCCCGAGACCGCGCAGGAGCTGTTCGAGGGCGGCCTGGCGATCAAGCGCCAGCTGCGGCGCATCGAGACCCTGGGCAAGCCGGTCGTCGCCGCGATGAACGGCGCGGCCCTCGGCGGCGGTTACGAGATCGCGCTCGCCTGCCACCACCGCATCGCCCTCGACGCGCCCGGCTCCAAGATCGGCTGCCCCGAGGTCACCCTCGGCCTGCTGCCGGGCGGAGGCGGCGTCGTGCGCACCGTTCGCCTCCTGGGCATCGCCGACGCGCTCCTGAAGGTCCTCCTCCAGGGCACCCAGTACAACCCCCAGCGCGCCCTGCAGAACGGCCTGATCGACGACGTGGCCGCCACCCAGGAGGAGCTGCTCGCCAAGGCCCGCGCCTTCATCGAGGCCCACCCCGAATCGCAGCAGCCCTGGGACAAGCCGGGCTACAAGATCCCCGGCGGTACGCCCGCCAACCCCAAGTTCGCGGCGAACCTGCCCGCCTTCCCGGCCGGCCTGCGCAAGCAGACGAACGGCGCCCCCTACCCGGCCCCGCGCAACATCCTCGCGGCCGCCGTCGAGGGCTCGCAGGTCGACTTCGAGACGGCCCAGGTCATCGAGGCCCGCTACTTCGTCGAGCTGGCGGCGGGCCAGACGTCCAAGAACATGATCCAGGCGTTCTTCTTCGACCTCCAGGCCGTCAACTCCGGCGCCAACCGACCCAAGGGCATCGAGCCGCGCAAGGTCCGCAAGGTCGCCGTCCTGGGCGCCGGCATGATGGGCGCGGGCATCGCCTACTCGTGCGCCCGCGCGGGCATCGAGGTCGTCCTGAAGGACGTGACGCTCGAAGCCGCCGTCAAGGGCAAGGGCTACTCCGAGAAGCTGTGCGCGAAGGCGGTCTCCCGGGGCCGTACGACGCAGGAGAAGGCGGACGCGCTGCTGGCCCGCATCACGCCCACGGCCGACCCCCAGGGCGTGGCCGGCTGCGACGCGGTCATCGAGGCCGTCTTCGAGAACCCCGAGCTCAAGCACAAGGTGTTCCAGGAGATCCAGGGCATCGTCGAGCCGGACGCGCTGCTGTGCTCCAACACGTCGACCCTGCCGATCACGGTGCTGGCCGAGGGTGTGGACCGCCAGGCCGACTTCATCGGCCTCCACTTCTTCTCTCCGGTCGACAAGATGCCACTCGTCGAGATCATCAAGGGCGAGCGCACGGGGGAGGAGGCGCTGGCCCGCGCCTTCGACCTGGTCCGTCAGATCAACAAGACGCCGATCGTCGTCAACGACTCGCGCGGCTTCTTCACCTCCCGTGTCATCGGCCACTTCATCAACGAGGGCGTGGCGATGGTCGGCGAGGGCATCGAGCCCGCGTCGGTCGAGCAGGCGGCGGCCCAGGCGGGCTACCCCGCCAAGGTCCTCTCCCTCATGGACGAACTGACCCTCACGCTGCCGCGCAAGATCCGCAACGAGTCCAGGCGGGCCGTGGAGGAGGCGGGCGGCACCTGGACGTCCCACCCCGCCGAGGCGGTCATCGACCGCATGGTCGACGAGTTCGGCCGTGAGGGGCGTAGCGGTGGGGCGGGCTTCTACGACTACGACGCCGACGGCAAGCGGGTGGCCCTGTGGCCGGGCCTGCGCGAGCACTTCACCCGCGAGGGCGCGCGGATCCCCTTCCGGGACATGCAGGAACGCATGCTGTTCTCCGAAGCCCTGGACACGGTCCGGCTCCTGGAGGAGGGCGTCCTGACGTCCGTCGCCGACGCCAACATCGGTTCCATCTTCGGCATCGGCTTCCCGGGCTGGACCGGAGGTGTCCTGCAGTACATCAACGGCTACGAGGGCGGCGTCCCCGGCTTCACGGCACGCGCGCGTGAGCTGGCGGAGCGGTACGGGGACCGCTTCGCTCCGCCGGCGCTGCTGGTGGAGAAGGCGGAGAAGGGGGAGCGGTTCGGGGACGCCTGA
- a CDS encoding MerR family transcriptional regulator codes for MTTGTEEMTLTIDELAARAGVTVRTVRFYGTKGLLPPPVLGPRRVGHYGREHLARLALIEELQQQGMTLAAIERYLQQLPPDLDAHDLAIHRAVVASWAPDAVETVTRGELERRAGRGLGDEDVERLVAMGVVEPGDGVGDADGDYRVDLGLLRLGVGLLDVPLSQEAILAARKVLIEHSRAAAHELARLFRGEVSERAAQDVKSLSAYMQPVVVQALLTTFQRSLREELREWLGGMPQDAGSP; via the coding sequence ATGACGACCGGCACCGAGGAGATGACCCTCACGATCGACGAGCTGGCCGCGCGGGCGGGTGTGACGGTCCGCACGGTGCGGTTCTACGGCACCAAGGGGCTGCTGCCGCCTCCGGTGCTCGGTCCGCGCAGAGTGGGCCACTACGGGCGGGAGCACCTGGCCCGGCTGGCGCTCATCGAGGAGCTGCAGCAGCAGGGGATGACGCTGGCGGCGATCGAGCGGTATCTGCAGCAGCTGCCGCCGGACCTGGACGCCCATGACCTCGCCATTCACCGGGCCGTGGTGGCCTCCTGGGCGCCGGACGCGGTGGAGACGGTGACGCGGGGGGAGCTGGAGCGGCGGGCGGGGCGGGGGCTCGGCGACGAGGACGTGGAGCGGCTGGTCGCGATGGGGGTGGTCGAGCCGGGCGACGGTGTCGGTGACGCCGACGGTGACTACCGGGTCGACCTCGGGCTGCTGCGGCTGGGCGTGGGGCTGCTGGACGTGCCGCTGTCGCAGGAGGCGATCCTCGCGGCGCGCAAGGTCCTCATCGAGCACTCGCGTGCCGCCGCGCACGAGCTGGCGCGGCTCTTTCGCGGCGAGGTGTCGGAGCGTGCCGCGCAGGACGTGAAGTCGCTGTCCGCGTATATGCAACCCGTGGTGGTGCAGGCACTGTTGACGACCTTTCAGCGGTCGTTGCGCGAGGAGCTGCGGGAGTGGCTGGGCGGCATGCCGCAGGACGCCGGATCCCCCTGA
- a CDS encoding amino acid permease, with product MSKDAVNTAVAAPRSDAAQMPADAGDAGYSKDLKARHVNMIAIGGAIGTGLFLGAGGRLHNAGPALAIAYLVCGIFAFFVVRALGELVLYRPSSGSFVSYAREFLGEKGAYVAGWMYFLNWSTTGIADITAIALYTHYWSMFTDIPQWVLALAALAVVLAVNLISVKIFGEMEFWFAIIKVATLVAFMLVGIFLLATQHEVGGQTPGLDVITDNGGVFPHGMMPVVLVMQGVIFAYAALELVGVAAGETAEPEKVVPRAVNSIMWRVGLFYVGSVVLLALLLPGSVYSADESPFVTVLSKIGVEGAGDVMNLVVLTAAMSSLNSGLYSTGRILRSMAMAGSAPKFTARMNRSQVPYGGILLTCAVCVLGVGLNYLMPSQAFEIVLNVASLGIISTWVIIMICHLLFVRRAKAGLVTRPGFRLPGSPVTELVTIAFLLAVLGLMWNDPEVGRKTLLLIPVIALMLIVGWFAIRRRVARAEDRELTDLTK from the coding sequence GTGAGCAAGGACGCCGTGAACACGGCCGTGGCCGCACCTCGCAGCGACGCGGCCCAGATGCCCGCGGACGCGGGCGACGCCGGTTACAGCAAGGACCTCAAGGCCCGCCACGTCAACATGATCGCCATCGGCGGGGCCATCGGCACCGGCCTCTTCCTCGGCGCCGGCGGCCGCCTCCACAACGCGGGCCCGGCGCTGGCGATCGCCTACCTGGTCTGCGGCATCTTCGCCTTCTTCGTCGTCCGTGCCCTCGGCGAACTCGTGCTCTACCGCCCCTCGTCCGGCTCCTTCGTGTCGTACGCGCGTGAGTTCCTCGGCGAGAAGGGCGCGTACGTCGCCGGCTGGATGTACTTCCTGAACTGGTCGACGACCGGCATCGCCGACATCACCGCGATCGCGCTCTACACGCACTACTGGAGCATGTTCACGGACATCCCGCAGTGGGTCCTGGCCCTGGCCGCCCTCGCGGTGGTCCTGGCGGTGAACCTGATCTCGGTGAAGATCTTCGGCGAGATGGAGTTCTGGTTCGCGATCATCAAGGTCGCCACCCTCGTCGCCTTCATGCTCGTGGGCATCTTCCTGCTCGCCACCCAGCACGAGGTCGGCGGCCAGACCCCGGGCCTGGACGTGATCACCGACAACGGCGGTGTCTTCCCGCACGGCATGATGCCCGTCGTCCTCGTCATGCAGGGCGTGATCTTCGCGTACGCCGCCCTGGAACTGGTCGGCGTCGCCGCGGGCGAGACCGCCGAGCCGGAGAAGGTCGTCCCGCGCGCGGTGAACTCGATCATGTGGCGCGTCGGCCTCTTCTACGTCGGCTCGGTCGTCCTCCTCGCCCTTCTCCTGCCCGGCTCGGTCTACTCGGCCGACGAGAGCCCCTTCGTCACGGTGCTGTCGAAGATCGGCGTCGAGGGCGCGGGTGACGTGATGAACCTCGTGGTCCTGACGGCGGCGATGTCCTCCCTCAACTCCGGCCTGTACTCCACGGGCCGCATCCTCCGCTCGATGGCGATGGCGGGCTCGGCCCCGAAGTTCACCGCCCGCATGAACCGCAGCCAGGTCCCGTACGGCGGCATCCTGCTCACCTGCGCGGTGTGCGTCCTCGGCGTCGGCCTGAACTACCTCATGCCCAGCCAGGCCTTCGAGATCGTGCTGAACGTCGCCTCCCTCGGCATCATCAGCACCTGGGTGATCATCATGATCTGCCACCTGCTCTTCGTCCGCCGCGCCAAGGCGGGCCTGGTCACCCGCCCCGGCTTCCGCCTCCCCGGCAGCCCGGTCACCGAACTCGTGACCATCGCCTTCCTGCTCGCCGTACTCGGCCTGATGTGGAACGACCCCGAGGTCGGCCGCAAGACCCTCCTCCTCATCCCGGTCATCGCCCTGATGCTGATCGTCGGCTGGTTCGCGATCCGCCGCCGGGTCGCCCGCGCGGAGGACCGGGAGCTGACCGACCTCACGAAGTAA